Proteins encoded in a region of the Luteimonas viscosa genome:
- a CDS encoding efflux RND transporter permease subunit, whose translation MGPHDPPPGGGFDLVEFATRRRVTIAMMTLTLVLFGLISLSGLKVELLPDLSYPTLTVRTDYEGAAPAEVETLISQPAEEALGVVKGLRKLKSISRTGQSDVVLEFAWGTDMEQAGLDVRDKMETLQLPLEASPPVLLRFNPSTQPIMRLALSSTQEGGSEADAVRRLMELRRYADDDLKRKLEPVAGVAAVKVGGGLEDEIQVDIDQRRLAQLGLSLDNVIERLQQENVNLSGGRLEEGSQRYLVRTVNQFATVEQIGEMLLTTAGGASAASSTGENQQLMTAILGSRDPNVIAALRSDGGGGGTSPVRLRDVAQVRQGYKEREAVIRSAGHEAVELAVYKEGDANTVSTADALEARLELVREQLPRDIEMTVVEDQSVFIRHAIRDVKVDAVIGGVLAILIIFLFLRDGWSTFVISLSLPISIITTFFFMGQLGLSLNLMSLGGLALATGLVVDDSIVVLESVAKARERGLGILEAAISGTREVFMAVVASTLTTIAVFLPLVFVEGIAGQLFRDQALTVSIAIAVSLVVSMTLIPMLSALKDRPPMAFPEEEPHPQWRPASRWKKPVAATGRGIGATIRGLFFAAAWALVRLWRGLVAVVGPVMRKASDLAMAPYNRAEARYLRMLPAALARPWPVLAGAALAFALTVAALPFLGLDLIPQLAQDRFEMTAKLPPGTPLAQTDALVRDVQRKHADEEGVRLLYGVSGTGTRLDASPTESGENIGKLSVVMDDTSREAALVERLRTTMQAYPSAQVDFARPELFSLSPPLEIEIEGSDLEAIRVAGVRLAGLMRANPNYADVTSTVEQGFPEIQVVFDQDRAAALGLTTRQIADAVVNKVRGNVATRYSFRDRKIDVLVRVRESERSSVDDIRRLIVNPTGGNPVELASVADVVSTSGPSEIHRADQRRVAIVSANLRDIDLGTAIADVEKMVADNPLGADVVMRMGGQGEELGDSVRSLLFAFGLAVFLVYLVMASQFESLLHPFVILFTIPLAMVGAVAALMLTRSPISVVVFIGLILLVGLVVKNAIILIDKVNQLREAGVAKREALVEGARSRLRPIMMTTLTAVFGFMPLALAFGEGAEVRSPMAITVIGGLLVSTLLTLLVIPVVYDLLDRKPDEHYAQRGRRARTTAAQVAEVLSHEHDALDGPGARG comes from the coding sequence ATGGGCCCGCACGATCCGCCGCCCGGGGGCGGCTTCGACCTGGTCGAGTTCGCCACGCGGCGCCGCGTCACCATCGCGATGATGACGCTGACCCTGGTGCTGTTCGGCCTGATCTCGCTGTCGGGCCTGAAGGTGGAACTGCTGCCCGACCTGAGTTACCCCACGCTGACCGTGCGCACCGACTACGAAGGCGCCGCGCCGGCGGAAGTCGAGACCCTGATCTCGCAGCCGGCGGAAGAGGCGCTGGGCGTGGTCAAGGGACTGCGCAAGCTCAAGTCGATCTCGCGTACCGGCCAGAGCGATGTCGTGCTCGAGTTCGCCTGGGGCACCGACATGGAGCAGGCCGGGCTCGACGTGCGCGACAAGATGGAGACGCTGCAGCTGCCGCTGGAAGCGTCGCCGCCGGTGCTGCTGCGCTTCAACCCGTCGACCCAGCCGATCATGCGCCTGGCGTTGTCGTCCACCCAGGAAGGCGGCAGCGAGGCGGATGCCGTGCGTCGCCTGATGGAGCTGCGCCGCTATGCCGACGACGACCTCAAGCGCAAGCTCGAGCCGGTGGCCGGCGTCGCCGCGGTCAAGGTCGGTGGCGGGCTCGAGGACGAGATCCAGGTCGACATCGACCAGCGCCGGCTGGCCCAGCTCGGCCTGTCGCTGGACAACGTGATCGAACGATTGCAGCAGGAAAACGTCAACCTCTCCGGCGGACGCCTGGAGGAAGGCTCGCAGCGTTACCTGGTGCGCACGGTCAACCAGTTCGCCACGGTAGAGCAGATCGGCGAGATGCTGCTCACCACCGCGGGTGGCGCGTCCGCTGCGTCGTCCACCGGCGAGAACCAGCAACTGATGACCGCGATCCTGGGCAGCCGCGATCCCAACGTGATCGCGGCGTTGCGCAGCGACGGCGGTGGTGGCGGCACCTCGCCGGTGCGTCTGCGCGACGTGGCGCAGGTGCGCCAGGGCTACAAGGAGCGCGAGGCGGTGATCCGCAGCGCCGGCCACGAGGCGGTCGAGCTGGCGGTCTACAAGGAAGGCGATGCCAATACCGTGTCCACCGCCGACGCGCTCGAAGCGCGGCTGGAACTGGTCCGCGAACAACTGCCGCGCGACATCGAGATGACCGTGGTCGAGGACCAGTCGGTCTTCATCCGGCACGCGATCCGCGACGTCAAGGTCGATGCGGTGATCGGCGGCGTGCTCGCGATCCTGATCATCTTCCTGTTCCTGCGCGACGGCTGGAGCACGTTCGTGATCTCGCTGTCGCTGCCGATCTCGATCATCACCACGTTCTTCTTCATGGGCCAGCTGGGCCTGAGCCTCAACCTGATGTCGCTGGGCGGGCTCGCGCTGGCGACCGGGCTGGTGGTCGACGACTCGATCGTCGTGCTCGAATCGGTGGCCAAGGCGCGCGAGCGCGGACTGGGCATCCTGGAAGCGGCGATCTCGGGCACGCGCGAAGTATTCATGGCGGTGGTGGCCTCGACCCTGACCACGATCGCGGTGTTCCTGCCGCTGGTGTTCGTCGAGGGCATCGCCGGGCAGCTGTTCCGCGACCAGGCGTTGACCGTTTCGATCGCGATCGCGGTCTCGCTGGTGGTGTCGATGACCCTGATCCCGATGCTCAGCGCGCTCAAGGACCGGCCACCGATGGCGTTCCCCGAAGAGGAACCGCATCCGCAGTGGCGTCCGGCCAGCCGCTGGAAGAAGCCGGTCGCCGCCACCGGACGGGGCATCGGCGCGACCATCCGGGGTCTGTTCTTCGCCGCGGCGTGGGCGCTGGTGCGCTTGTGGCGCGGCCTGGTCGCCGTGGTCGGGCCGGTGATGCGCAAGGCCAGCGACCTGGCGATGGCGCCCTACAACCGCGCCGAGGCGCGCTACCTGCGGATGCTGCCGGCGGCGCTGGCGCGGCCCTGGCCGGTGCTCGCCGGCGCGGCGCTGGCGTTCGCGCTGACCGTCGCGGCGCTGCCGTTCCTGGGCCTGGACCTGATCCCGCAGCTGGCCCAGGACCGGTTCGAGATGACCGCCAAGCTGCCGCCGGGCACCCCGCTGGCGCAGACCGACGCGCTGGTGCGCGACGTGCAGCGCAAGCATGCCGACGAGGAGGGCGTGCGCCTGCTGTATGGCGTCTCCGGAACCGGCACCCGGCTCGACGCCAGCCCGACCGAGAGCGGCGAGAACATCGGCAAGCTGTCGGTGGTGATGGACGACACCTCGCGCGAGGCGGCGCTGGTCGAGCGCCTGCGCACCACCATGCAGGCCTATCCCTCGGCGCAGGTGGATTTCGCGCGGCCGGAACTGTTCTCGCTGTCGCCGCCGCTGGAGATCGAGATCGAGGGCAGCGACCTCGAGGCGATCCGCGTCGCCGGCGTCCGCCTCGCCGGACTGATGCGCGCCAACCCGAACTACGCCGACGTCACCTCGACGGTGGAGCAGGGGTTCCCGGAGATCCAGGTCGTGTTCGACCAGGACCGCGCCGCCGCGCTGGGCCTGACAACGCGCCAGATCGCGGACGCGGTGGTGAACAAGGTGCGCGGCAACGTCGCCACCCGCTACAGCTTCCGCGACCGCAAGATCGACGTGCTGGTGCGGGTGCGGGAGTCCGAGCGCTCCTCGGTGGACGACATCCGGCGCCTGATCGTCAACCCGACCGGCGGCAACCCGGTGGAGTTGGCCTCGGTCGCCGACGTGGTCTCGACCTCCGGCCCGAGCGAGATCCACCGCGCCGACCAGCGCCGCGTCGCGATCGTTTCGGCCAACCTGCGCGACATCGACCTCGGCACCGCGATCGCGGACGTGGAGAAGATGGTGGCCGACAACCCGCTCGGCGCCGACGTGGTGATGCGCATGGGCGGGCAGGGCGAGGAACTGGGCGACTCGGTGCGCTCGCTGCTGTTCGCGTTCGGGCTCGCGGTGTTCCTGGTCTACCTGGTCATGGCCTCGCAGTTCGAATCGCTGCTGCATCCGTTCGTGATCCTGTTCACCATCCCGCTGGCGATGGTCGGCGCGGTCGCGGCGCTCATGCTCACCCGTTCGCCGATCTCGGTGGTGGTGTTCATCGGCCTGATCCTGCTGGTGGGGCTGGTGGTGAAGAACGCGATCATCCTGATCGACAAGGTCAACCAGTTGCGCGAGGCCGGCGTGGCCAAGCGCGAGGCACTGGTGGAGGGCGCGCGTTCGCGCCTGCGGCCGATCATGATGACCACGCTGACGGCGGTGTTCGGCTTCATGCCGCTGGCGCTGGCCTTCGGCGAGGGCGCGGAGGTGCGCTCGCCGATGGCGATCACCGTGATCGGCGGGCTGCTGGTGTCGACCCTGCTGACCCTGCTGGTGATCCCGGTGGTCTACGACCTGCTCGACCGCAAGCCCGACGAGCACTACGCGCAACGTGGCCGCCGCGCGCGCACCACCGCCGCGCAGGTCGCCGAAGTGCTGTCGCACGAGCACGATGCGCTGGACGGACCGGGTG